One window of the Cataglyphis hispanica isolate Lineage 1 chromosome 13, ULB_Chis1_1.0, whole genome shotgun sequence genome contains the following:
- the LOC126854249 gene encoding cAMP-dependent protein kinase type I regulatory subunit isoform X1, with translation MAANLEEEQSLRECEEYVQRHNIQQVLKDCIVQLCVGRPENPISFLREYFQKLEREQAHDAKQQIATSPEDTEDMPAGQQGPQVPRRRGGISAEPVSEEDATSYVKKVVPKDYKTMAALSKAIAKNVLFAHLDENERSDIFDAMFPVTFLPGEAIIRQGDEGDNFYVIDQGEVEIFVNGELATTIGEGGSFGELALIYGTPRAATVRAKTDVKLWGIDRDSYRRILMGSTIRKRKMYEEFLSRVSILESLDKWERLTVADALEPVAFDDGETIVRQGEPGEDFYIIVEGTAVVLQQRSEGDEPAEVGRLGPSDYFGEIALLLDRPRAATVVARGPLKCVKLDRARFERVLGPCADILKRNITQYNSFVSLSV, from the exons ATGGCGGCGAATCTCGAGGAGGAGCAGAGTTTACGCGAGTGCGAGGAATACGTTCAGCGACACAATATCCAGCAGGTCCTGAAAGACTGTATAGTGCAACTGTGCGTCGGCCGGCCCGAGAACCCGATCTCCTTCCTGCGGGAGTACTTCCAGAAGCTGGAAAGG GAACAAGCTCACGATGCCAAGCAACAGATCGCCACGAGTCCGGAGGATACAGAGGACATGCCCGCGGGCCAACAGGGTCCGCAGGTGCCGCGGCGACGAGGTGGAATCTCGGCGGAGCCGGTCTCCGAAGAGGATGCTACCAGTTACGTCAAGAAGGTCGTACCTAAAGACTATAAAACTATGGCTGCTCTAAGTAAGGCTATTGCCAAAAACGTGCTCTTCGCGCACCTGGACGAAAACGAGCGCTCCGATATATTCGACGCGATGTTCCCGGTGACCTTCCTGCCCGGCGAGGCGATCATTCGTCAAG GCGACGAAGGTGACAACTTTTACGTGATCGATCAAGGGGAGGTTGAGATATTCGTTAATGGTGAGCTGGCAACGACGATCGGCGAGGGTGGTAGCTTCGGTGAGCTCGCGTTAATCTACGGAACTCCACGCGCCGCCACAGTCAGAGCGAAGACCGATGTGAAGCTCTGGGGCATCGACAGAGACTCTTACCGCAGAATTCTCATGGGTTCTACTATAAGAAAACGGAAAATGTACGAGGAGTTTCTCTCCAGAGTTTCAATCTTAG AGTCTTTGGATAAGTGGGAAAGGCTCACGGTAGCGGACGCTCTGGAGCCAGTAGCATTCGATGATGGCGAAACGATAGTCCGACAGGGTGAACCAGGAGAggacttttatataattgtcgaGGGAACTGCAGTGGTTCTTCAGCAACGCTCGGAAGGAGATGAACCCGCGGAGGTCGGCCGTTTAGGACCATCTGACTATTTTG GAGAAATAGCACTGCTACTGGATAGGCCACGAGCGGCGACCGTGGTGGCCAGAGGTCCGTTGAAATGTGTGAAACTGGATCGGGCACGGTTCGAGCGGGTCTTAGGTCCGTGCGCCGACATTTTGAAACGCAACATCACCCAGTATAATAGTTTCGTGTCCCTTTCCGTGTAA
- the LOC126854249 gene encoding cAMP-dependent protein kinase type I regulatory subunit isoform X2: MNEEQAHDAKQQIATSPEDTEDMPAGQQGPQVPRRRGGISAEPVSEEDATSYVKKVVPKDYKTMAALSKAIAKNVLFAHLDENERSDIFDAMFPVTFLPGEAIIRQGDEGDNFYVIDQGEVEIFVNGELATTIGEGGSFGELALIYGTPRAATVRAKTDVKLWGIDRDSYRRILMGSTIRKRKMYEEFLSRVSILESLDKWERLTVADALEPVAFDDGETIVRQGEPGEDFYIIVEGTAVVLQQRSEGDEPAEVGRLGPSDYFGEIALLLDRPRAATVVARGPLKCVKLDRARFERVLGPCADILKRNITQYNSFVSLSV, from the exons ATGAACGAG GAACAAGCTCACGATGCCAAGCAACAGATCGCCACGAGTCCGGAGGATACAGAGGACATGCCCGCGGGCCAACAGGGTCCGCAGGTGCCGCGGCGACGAGGTGGAATCTCGGCGGAGCCGGTCTCCGAAGAGGATGCTACCAGTTACGTCAAGAAGGTCGTACCTAAAGACTATAAAACTATGGCTGCTCTAAGTAAGGCTATTGCCAAAAACGTGCTCTTCGCGCACCTGGACGAAAACGAGCGCTCCGATATATTCGACGCGATGTTCCCGGTGACCTTCCTGCCCGGCGAGGCGATCATTCGTCAAG GCGACGAAGGTGACAACTTTTACGTGATCGATCAAGGGGAGGTTGAGATATTCGTTAATGGTGAGCTGGCAACGACGATCGGCGAGGGTGGTAGCTTCGGTGAGCTCGCGTTAATCTACGGAACTCCACGCGCCGCCACAGTCAGAGCGAAGACCGATGTGAAGCTCTGGGGCATCGACAGAGACTCTTACCGCAGAATTCTCATGGGTTCTACTATAAGAAAACGGAAAATGTACGAGGAGTTTCTCTCCAGAGTTTCAATCTTAG AGTCTTTGGATAAGTGGGAAAGGCTCACGGTAGCGGACGCTCTGGAGCCAGTAGCATTCGATGATGGCGAAACGATAGTCCGACAGGGTGAACCAGGAGAggacttttatataattgtcgaGGGAACTGCAGTGGTTCTTCAGCAACGCTCGGAAGGAGATGAACCCGCGGAGGTCGGCCGTTTAGGACCATCTGACTATTTTG GAGAAATAGCACTGCTACTGGATAGGCCACGAGCGGCGACCGTGGTGGCCAGAGGTCCGTTGAAATGTGTGAAACTGGATCGGGCACGGTTCGAGCGGGTCTTAGGTCCGTGCGCCGACATTTTGAAACGCAACATCACCCAGTATAATAGTTTCGTGTCCCTTTCCGTGTAA
- the LOC126854215 gene encoding leukocyte receptor cluster member 8 homolog isoform X1: MSEGEALSQKKQAQQQQPFHPQQQQQQHQHHIGAGPMANMAWQYPPNNMHNMFPPYPGQMYSPGYQGVQHQGFNYYHTMMPGYGQTFNPQQLQQQQQHHQQQQHHQQQQQQQQQQQQQQQQQQQQQQGNNQTKQQLHQQPPIPGTPMALDDDSDLPPLPPGPPPAVQPTQQHNNHVQQQSMAYSSGLMYSFPYGNWNGMHNDTSQYTNGQIRFNLPNKKTGLGYTPSGNSGAAKKKRKRNKNLAAQFNNSFQGNASTNSPNFIPNGPNAKPTELPPLPPAQCEVAAPPPPSEEPPGPVAPVTTAATTNNAISSAGATTSIAVIPSPVGDWPDSLKNYVNRCYEKCKTAVDKDQVEIILKGKITRAANDGSLWVKDWDKEPLPSIHSERMTMTIKPQKPALKLANPLASPLVNSQQGGLRKPGLSSSLGARLGARLSVTHSRRSRTRSKSRSRSRSRSRSKTRSRSHSRSRSRSRSRSTRSRTRSPPSRRYSRRSTSSSSNISDREHEYKALKMKKSARSNNKANHGNKKNKKTKQAKSHFYSEFGLATGNTDELGTKEKLQQRAARFNDGISRTVVSSSVIRDDPNADFDFTGLHIVGTCKDLEKPYLRLTSAPAPSAVRPVSVLQNSLAHVKKRWLAEQDYRYACDQLKSIRQDLTVQGIRDSFTVHVYETHARVALERGDHEEFNQCQTQLKMLYQDLGGENRCEFIAYRILYYIFTKNTQDLTTILAALSTEDKNDECIKHALKIRSAWWLGNFHTFFKLYRTAPCMSAFLMDWFVARERKKALKFMIKSYRQNLAVHFVVAELAFESLDKFYEFVSEFGLVYADLVRQQIDCKASSGSLGSW, translated from the exons ATGTCAGAGGGAGAGGCGTTGTCGCAGAAGAAGCAagcgcagcagcagcagccgtTTCATccgcagcaacagcagcagcagcatcaGCATCATATCGGAGCAGGCCCGATGGCGAATATGGCATGGCAGTATCCGCCGAATAACATGCACAACATGTTTCCTCCATATCCGGG GCAAATGTATAGTCCAGGATATCAAGGCGTGCAGCACCAAGgattcaattattatcatacaaTGATGCCGGGATATGGTCAGACTTTTAATCCACAGCAActacagcagcagcaacaacaccACCAACAGCAACAACACCAccaacagcaacagcaacaacaacaacagcaacaacaacaacagcagcaacaacaacagcagcagcagggGAATAATCAAACGAAGCAGCAGCTACACCAACAACCTCCCATACCTGGTACTCCCATGGCTTTAGATGATGATTCTGATCTTCCTCCATTGCCTCCTGGTCCACCACCAGCAGTTCAACCAACTCAACAGCATAACAATCATGTACAACAGCAATCGATGGCTTATTCATCAGGATTGATGTATTCATTTCCTTATGGTAATTGGAATGGAATGCATAATGATACTTCTC AATATACAAACGGGCAGATCCGTTTCAATTTGCCAAACAAGAAAACTGGTCTCGGATATACGCCTTCCGGCAATAGCGGCGCCGCGAAGAAAAAACGTAAGCGGAACAAAAATTTAGCAGCTCAATTCAACAATAGCTTTCAGGGAAATGCTTCGACGAACAGTCCTAATTTCATACCTAACGGACCTAACGCAAAGCCGACGGAACTGCCGCCGCTGCCTCCTGCGCAGTGTGAAGTGGCGGCTCCTCCGCCGCCTAGCGAAGAGCCACCTGGTCCTGTTGCGCCCGTTACCACGGCAGCTACGACTAATAACGCGATTTCTAGCGCCGGCGCTACTACTTCCATCGCGGTCATTCCCAGTCCGGTTGGAGACTGGCCCGACAGTCTGAAAAATTACGTGAACCGATGCTACGAAAAATGTAAGACGGCGGTCGACAAGGATCAggttgaaattatattgaaaggAAAAATCACACGCGCCGCGAACGATGGCTCGCTTTGGGTAAAGGACTGGGACAAGGAACCTCTGCCCAGCATCCATAGCGAACGCATGACTATGACGATCAAGCCTCAGAAGCCGGCGTTAAAGCTGGCGAATCCTCTGGCGAGCCCACTGGTCAATAGTCAACAGGGAGGCCTGCGCAAGCCCGGCCTGTCCAGCTCGCTCGGGGCTCGGCTTGGCGCGCGTCTCTCTGTGACACACAGCAGGCGGTCGAGGACTAGGTCGAAGTCGAGATCTAGATCTAGGTCAAGATCAAGATCTAAGACAAGGTCGCGGTCCCATTCGCGGTCGCGCTCGAGATCGAGGTCAAGGTCGACGCGTTCGCGCACACGTAGTCCGCCGTCACGCAGGTACAGCAGGCGTAGCACATCCTCGTCCTCGAATATTAGTGATCGAGAGCACGAATACAAGGctcttaaaatgaaaaagtccGCGCGCAGCAACAATAAGGCGAATCACGGCAATAAGAAGAACAAGAAGACTAAGCAGGCTAAGTCACATTTCTATTCCGAATTTGGTTTAGCTACAGGCAATACAGACGAGCTAGGCACCAAGGAGAAGCTACAGCAGCGTGCTGCCAGATTCAACGATGGCATTTCCAGGACAGTGGTCAGCAGCAGCGTTATTAGAGACGACCCAAATGCCGACTTTGACTTTACTGGACTCCATATCGTTGGCACATGCAAGGATCTAGAGAAGCCTTATTTGCGTCTCACGTCG GCTCCTGCTCCTTCTGCAGTTCGACCGGTAAGTGTACTTCAAAATTCTTTGGCCCATGTCAAAAAACGTTGGCTAGCCGAGCAGGACTACAGATATGCTTGCGATCAACTGAAATCCATCCGACAAGATCTTACCGTGCAAGGTATCAGGGACTCGTTTACAGTTCATGTATACGAAACTCACGCCCGTGTAGCTTTAGAACGTGGCGACCATGAGGAATTTAATCAGTGTCAGACGCAACTGAAAATGCTGTATCAGGATCTCGGTGGTGAAAACCGATGCGAATTTATTGCTTATCGgatattgtattacatttttacaaagaataCTCAAG ATTTGACGACGATTTTAGCAGCTCTTTCGACAGAAGATAAAAATGACGAGTGTATAAAACATGCTTTGAAAATACGCTCGGCATGGTGGTTGGGTAATTTTCATACTTTCTTCAAACTATATAGAACGGCACCGTGCATGTCTGCCTTCTTGATGGATTGGTTTGTCGCGAGAGAACGAAAGAAagcattgaaatttatgataaagtc CTACCGGCAAAATTTGGCGGTTCATTTCGTCGTAGCGGAATTGGCCTTTGAGTCTTTGGACAAGTTTTATGAATTTGTCAGTGAGTTCGGCTTGGTTTACGCTGACCTCGTTCGTCAGCAAATCGACTGCAAGGCAAGCAGTGGTAGTCTAGGTAGTTGGTAG
- the LOC126854215 gene encoding uncharacterized protein LOC126854215 isoform X2, whose product MSEGEALSQKKQAQQQQPFHPQQQQQQHQHHIGAGPMANMAWQYPPNNMHNMFPPYPGQMYSPGYQGVQHQGFNYYHTMMPGYGQTFNPQQLQQQQQHHQQQQHHQQQQQQQQQQQQQQQQQQQQQQGNNQTKQQLHQQPPIPGTPMALDDDSDLPPLPPGPPPAVQPTQQHNNHVQQQSMAYSSGLMYSFPYGNWNGMHNDTSQYTNGQIRFNLPNKKTGLGYTPSGNSGAAKKKPTGNTDELGTKEKLQQRAARFNDGISRTVVSSSVIRDDPNADFDFTGLHIVGTCKDLEKPYLRLTSAPAPSAVRPVSVLQNSLAHVKKRWLAEQDYRYACDQLKSIRQDLTVQGIRDSFTVHVYETHARVALERGDHEEFNQCQTQLKMLYQDLGGENRCEFIAYRILYYIFTKNTQDLTTILAALSTEDKNDECIKHALKIRSAWWLGNFHTFFKLYRTAPCMSAFLMDWFVARERKKALKFMIKSYRQNLAVHFVVAELAFESLDKFYEFVSEFGLVYADLVRQQIDCKASSGSLGSW is encoded by the exons ATGTCAGAGGGAGAGGCGTTGTCGCAGAAGAAGCAagcgcagcagcagcagccgtTTCATccgcagcaacagcagcagcagcatcaGCATCATATCGGAGCAGGCCCGATGGCGAATATGGCATGGCAGTATCCGCCGAATAACATGCACAACATGTTTCCTCCATATCCGGG GCAAATGTATAGTCCAGGATATCAAGGCGTGCAGCACCAAGgattcaattattatcatacaaTGATGCCGGGATATGGTCAGACTTTTAATCCACAGCAActacagcagcagcaacaacaccACCAACAGCAACAACACCAccaacagcaacagcaacaacaacaacagcaacaacaacaacagcagcaacaacaacagcagcagcagggGAATAATCAAACGAAGCAGCAGCTACACCAACAACCTCCCATACCTGGTACTCCCATGGCTTTAGATGATGATTCTGATCTTCCTCCATTGCCTCCTGGTCCACCACCAGCAGTTCAACCAACTCAACAGCATAACAATCATGTACAACAGCAATCGATGGCTTATTCATCAGGATTGATGTATTCATTTCCTTATGGTAATTGGAATGGAATGCATAATGATACTTCTC AATATACAAACGGGCAGATCCGTTTCAATTTGCCAAACAAGAAAACTGGTCTCGGATATACGCCTTCCGGCAATAGCGGCGCCGCGAAGAAAAAAC CTACAGGCAATACAGACGAGCTAGGCACCAAGGAGAAGCTACAGCAGCGTGCTGCCAGATTCAACGATGGCATTTCCAGGACAGTGGTCAGCAGCAGCGTTATTAGAGACGACCCAAATGCCGACTTTGACTTTACTGGACTCCATATCGTTGGCACATGCAAGGATCTAGAGAAGCCTTATTTGCGTCTCACGTCG GCTCCTGCTCCTTCTGCAGTTCGACCGGTAAGTGTACTTCAAAATTCTTTGGCCCATGTCAAAAAACGTTGGCTAGCCGAGCAGGACTACAGATATGCTTGCGATCAACTGAAATCCATCCGACAAGATCTTACCGTGCAAGGTATCAGGGACTCGTTTACAGTTCATGTATACGAAACTCACGCCCGTGTAGCTTTAGAACGTGGCGACCATGAGGAATTTAATCAGTGTCAGACGCAACTGAAAATGCTGTATCAGGATCTCGGTGGTGAAAACCGATGCGAATTTATTGCTTATCGgatattgtattacatttttacaaagaataCTCAAG ATTTGACGACGATTTTAGCAGCTCTTTCGACAGAAGATAAAAATGACGAGTGTATAAAACATGCTTTGAAAATACGCTCGGCATGGTGGTTGGGTAATTTTCATACTTTCTTCAAACTATATAGAACGGCACCGTGCATGTCTGCCTTCTTGATGGATTGGTTTGTCGCGAGAGAACGAAAGAAagcattgaaatttatgataaagtc CTACCGGCAAAATTTGGCGGTTCATTTCGTCGTAGCGGAATTGGCCTTTGAGTCTTTGGACAAGTTTTATGAATTTGTCAGTGAGTTCGGCTTGGTTTACGCTGACCTCGTTCGTCAGCAAATCGACTGCAAGGCAAGCAGTGGTAGTCTAGGTAGTTGGTAG